In the genome of Gloeotrichia echinulata CP02, one region contains:
- a CDS encoding serine/threonine-protein kinase gives MIGKVLQGRYQIVQSLGAGVFGQTYIAIDIDYPENPKCVVKQLKVSSSHPAYLDTLRLRFLTETETLKHLGRHQQIPELIACFEENERFYLVQEFIEGHALTAELPINQHWGCRWNEIEAIAFLEDVLGILEFVHSQGVIHCDIKPENIIRRAFDGKLVLIDFGSIQPVDFGMDAELPIYKVPITSLGYLPPEQFIGQTQPNSDIYALGMIAIQALTGQAPLQLNIDTYTNEIVWRSDNIPVNDYLAAILSQMIRYDFQYRFQSAAEVLRILKQMVWENKLEQIIEAHNQLYIKPTVVSSDINKSSTLQKSSPLLTGMKVGLAANGLLMGLGVYSLLHNSSPSSGTETLYQATKEYQSGDLQEALALARSISSQSNVYPEAQATIEEWQQQWQIAAEYYLVAENALNEGKWSDVFQTASQVPDILYWQSKIDKLVEKAHIKIEAQAQELLAKAYESARLKDFSTALNYLSQIPQESSAGAIVQLKLTEYNQKQHIRASYFLQQAYKKASVGEFDTAMQFLHRIPKNTPVYAQAQAKINEYINKQLLREKSNNVAKLKMGLARKDSNSFIPHQSNTDNFQMGNNLSEVNIP, from the coding sequence ATGATCGGTAAAGTACTACAAGGGCGTTACCAAATTGTCCAAAGCCTAGGTGCAGGAGTTTTTGGACAAACTTACATCGCCATAGACATAGATTACCCAGAGAATCCCAAATGCGTTGTGAAACAGCTCAAGGTTAGCAGTTCTCACCCCGCTTATTTGGATACACTGAGATTACGTTTTCTCACAGAAACTGAAACACTGAAGCACTTGGGACGCCATCAGCAAATTCCCGAACTGATTGCTTGTTTTGAAGAAAATGAACGGTTCTATTTAGTACAAGAATTTATTGAAGGACATGCGTTAACGGCGGAACTTCCTATCAATCAACATTGGGGTTGTCGTTGGAATGAAATAGAAGCGATCGCATTCCTGGAAGATGTTTTAGGAATTCTCGAATTTGTCCACTCTCAAGGGGTGATTCATTGCGATATCAAACCGGAAAATATCATTAGACGTGCTTTTGATGGTAAGTTAGTGCTGATTGATTTTGGCTCAATTCAGCCTGTTGATTTTGGTATGGATGCGGAATTACCCATCTATAAAGTTCCCATCACTTCATTGGGATATTTACCGCCAGAGCAATTTATTGGTCAAACACAGCCCAACAGTGATATTTATGCTTTGGGAATGATTGCGATCCAAGCTTTAACAGGACAAGCACCGCTACAATTGAATATAGATACTTATACGAATGAGATTGTCTGGCGTTCTGACAACATTCCAGTTAATGATTATTTAGCTGCTATTCTCAGTCAAATGATTCGCTACGATTTCCAATATCGTTTTCAGTCTGCGGCTGAGGTATTGCGTATCCTCAAACAAATGGTCTGGGAAAATAAGCTAGAACAAATCATAGAAGCACATAATCAGCTTTACATAAAGCCAACAGTCGTAAGTTCTGATATCAACAAAAGTTCTACATTACAAAAATCATCCCCGTTACTTACAGGAATGAAAGTAGGATTAGCTGCTAATGGCTTGTTGATGGGATTGGGAGTATATTCATTATTGCATAATTCGTCCCCATCTTCAGGAACAGAAACTTTATATCAAGCTACAAAAGAATATCAATCGGGGGATTTACAAGAAGCTCTCGCCCTGGCTCGATCAATTTCTTCTCAGAGCAATGTTTATCCTGAAGCTCAAGCTACAATTGAAGAATGGCAACAACAATGGCAAATTGCTGCAGAATATTATTTAGTAGCTGAAAATGCTTTGAATGAGGGTAAATGGTCAGATGTATTTCAGACTGCATCTCAAGTTCCTGATATTTTATATTGGCAATCTAAAATAGACAAGTTAGTTGAAAAAGCACATATCAAAATTGAAGCCCAGGCGCAAGAATTATTAGCAAAAGCTTACGAGAGTGCAAGGTTAAAAGATTTTTCCACCGCTTTAAACTATCTGAGTCAAATTCCTCAAGAAAGTTCTGCTGGTGCTATAGTTCAACTAAAGTTAACTGAGTACAATCAAAAGCAGCATATCAGAGCCAGTTATTTTTTACAACAAGCTTATAAAAAAGCGTCTGTTGGTGAATTTGATACTGCTATGCAATTTCTGCACAGAATTCCTAAAAATACTCCTGTATATGCTCAAGCGCAAGCTAAAATTAATGAGTATATTAACAAGCAGCTTCTGCGAGAAAAAAGTAACAATGTAGCTAAATTAAAAATGGGGTTGGCGCGAAAAGACTCTAATTCATTTATTCCCCATCAATCAAATACTGACAATTTTCAGATGGGAAATAATCTGTCTGAAGTGAATATCCCCTAG
- a CDS encoding XisI protein, producing MDKLEKYRQIVTKVVEKHAKYKPSHGQIETLSICDRESDNYLLMDTGWDKTGRVHAVVFHVRIDEGKVQIEWDGTERGITEELLDLGVAQEDIVLGFIRPEYRQFSDFSVA from the coding sequence ATGGATAAGTTAGAAAAATACAGACAGATAGTTACCAAAGTTGTTGAAAAGCACGCAAAATATAAACCAAGTCATGGACAGATTGAAACTCTTTCTATTTGTGATAGAGAATCTGATAATTATTTGTTGATGGATACAGGCTGGGATAAAACTGGTAGGGTTCATGCAGTGGTTTTCCATGTGCGAATTGATGAGGGTAAAGTCCAGATTGAATGGGATGGTACTGAAAGAGGGATAACTGAGGAGTTACTGGATTTAGGAGTGGCGCAGGAGGATATTGTTTTAGGGTTTATTCGTCCTGAGTATCGTCAATTTAGTGATTTTTCTGTTGCTTAG
- a CDS encoding element excision factor XisH family protein, which translates to MPQYDLYHNEVKNALVKDGWVITDDPFTLEYKGLRVYADLGAEKLLADDKMQEKIVIEIKVFNSPSLITELEKTLGQYSIYLSLLRRIDPQRKLYLAISEAVYQDFFLKPAIQDILSDQPLKYIIFDPIMEVILQWIS; encoded by the coding sequence ATGCCACAGTACGATTTATACCACAATGAGGTCAAAAATGCCTTAGTTAAAGATGGATGGGTGATTACTGATGACCCCTTTACGCTGGAATATAAAGGATTGCGTGTATATGCTGATTTGGGGGCAGAGAAGTTATTAGCAGATGATAAAATGCAGGAAAAGATTGTGATTGAGATAAAAGTTTTTAACAGTCCTTCTTTAATAACTGAATTAGAGAAGACTTTAGGACAATATAGCATTTATCTCAGTTTACTAAGACGGATTGATCCTCAGCGTAAGTTATATTTAGCAATCTCTGAAGCTGTTTATCAAGACTTTTTTCTCAAGCCAGCTATTCAAGATATTTTAAGTGACCAACCGCTGAAATATATTATTTTTGATCCAATAATGGAGGTAATTTTGCAATGGATAAGTTAG
- a CDS encoding GTP-binding protein, whose protein sequence is MPLSRIVTLIVGLIVILGLSLWLIDSLSRLYWQLSYSPLLGNLLLLLLIVLIGALVAAFVYYVMVLQTGEKRSRSSRKRVTPAQIPAAKSDAASSTLQAVRQQVAQIQDEVTRQALLSRSREIEANLARGEIQVVVFGTGSAGKTSLVNAVMGRMVGQVDAPMGTTQVGETYCLRLKGLERKILITDTPGILEAGVAGTEREQLARALATEADLLLFVVDNDLRRSEYEPLRSLAEIGKRSLLVLNKTDLYTDDDKESILARLRQRVLGFIATNDVVAIAANPQPAKLETGEIYQPEPDIVPLLRRMAAILRAEGEDLVADNILLQSLRLGEEARKLIDAQRRRQADKIVERFQWIGAGVVSVTPLPVVDLLATAAVNAQMVVEIGRIYGCELNMERGRELALSLAKTIASLGIVKGAIQLLSTALQTNPATFIIGRAVQGVTAAYLTRIAGKSFIEYFRHDQDWGDGGMTEVVQRQFQINRRDEFIKAFVQEAIARVVKPLQDKVEEVSGEKQEK, encoded by the coding sequence ATGCCTCTGTCACGCATAGTCACGCTGATCGTTGGTCTGATAGTCATTTTGGGGTTAAGCCTGTGGCTGATTGATTCTCTATCACGCCTATACTGGCAGTTATCCTATTCTCCCCTACTGGGCAATTTACTGCTGTTGCTGTTAATTGTCCTCATCGGCGCTTTGGTTGCTGCTTTTGTCTATTATGTAATGGTGCTTCAGACTGGGGAAAAGCGATCGCGTAGTTCTCGTAAACGAGTTACACCCGCGCAAATTCCCGCTGCTAAATCTGATGCGGCTTCTTCGACTTTGCAAGCTGTGCGTCAGCAGGTGGCACAAATTCAAGATGAAGTCACACGCCAAGCTTTACTCAGTCGCTCGCGAGAGATTGAAGCTAATTTAGCACGGGGTGAGATCCAAGTGGTGGTGTTTGGTACGGGGAGTGCGGGGAAAACTTCCCTGGTAAATGCGGTGATGGGACGGATGGTGGGTCAGGTGGATGCACCAATGGGGACAACTCAGGTAGGAGAAACCTATTGTCTGCGATTGAAGGGTTTAGAACGCAAAATTTTAATTACCGATACGCCGGGGATTTTAGAAGCTGGGGTAGCGGGAACGGAACGGGAACAGTTAGCACGGGCTTTGGCGACGGAAGCTGATTTACTGTTGTTTGTGGTGGATAATGATTTACGGCGGTCAGAATATGAGCCGTTACGGAGTTTGGCGGAAATTGGTAAGCGATCGCTCCTGGTGCTGAATAAAACTGATTTATACACAGACGATGATAAGGAATCGATTTTGGCACGGTTACGCCAACGGGTATTAGGATTTATTGCGACTAATGATGTGGTGGCGATCGCCGCTAATCCCCAACCTGCTAAACTAGAAACTGGCGAAATCTACCAGCCCGAACCTGATATCGTCCCCTTGTTGCGGCGGATGGCAGCGATTTTACGCGCTGAGGGTGAAGATTTGGTCGCAGATAACATTCTCTTGCAATCTCTGCGGTTGGGTGAGGAAGCACGGAAACTCATCGACGCCCAGCGCCGCCGTCAAGCTGATAAAATTGTGGAGCGCTTTCAATGGATTGGGGCCGGGGTGGTATCAGTTACACCTTTACCTGTGGTAGATTTACTAGCAACCGCTGCTGTCAATGCCCAAATGGTCGTCGAAATTGGCAGAATTTACGGTTGTGAATTGAACATGGAGCGGGGGCGAGAGTTAGCCCTGTCTTTAGCGAAAACCATTGCGAGTTTGGGGATTGTCAAGGGAGCAATTCAATTACTCTCTACAGCTTTGCAAACAAATCCGGCAACTTTTATTATTGGTAGAGCAGTTCAAGGGGTGACTGCAGCATATTTAACGCGGATTGCAGGTAAGAGTTTTATTGAATACTTTCGCCATGACCAAGATTGGGGTGATGGTGGGATGACGGAGGTAGTACAGCGTCAGTTTCAAATTAATCGCCGGGATGAATTTATTAAAGCTTTTGTGCAAGAGGCGATCGCACGGGTGGTGAAGCCGTTGCAAGATAAAGTTGAGGAGGTGTCAGGGGAAAAGCAGGAGAAATGA
- a CDS encoding C1 family peptidase encodes MENNGNQQQKKDWSKKGLGWIPDYPDLRDYNLGDEEGIKNNLRFKIEQRTRDFEQFAEDLINLISTNRQGNGLDDSIEKLRTTIFGNVRFAKVKVHKLLREIPEDSKTPNTINDQYNPKQIKIKKIKYESILSYQIVELKKYLSILLTREYLSLCKSEIKDVDYVDFSDPAAVVKWMKKQNYDQTTKLLVKDFQHRSKIMADGIVGLETYITFNEYFSDKKNLSKLKNYNPKKPKRQQSLSKIKFFAVTSLISQPEFEKILDILKSKVTNQISKECEKYLHNNPENTTGLKEKIFEYDFLRNIDIENIGLFQEIFDFEYKEINIKNNDEYFRKVEDFINDVCSVNVNDKQNDCYLRVSNIVAVLQNSCVCEPIISAVIRIISPLAQWSNETWEEMILHGFEEFEKIANPDNVLNNSNIEPGYSREELVKSTILQVLSLLKQEIYSFLEEDNKDNSAIFLYFLLKKYLNQFGTYTSDAEKEIKKAIDEAQELRSNICDRQEVFEVELINYNHNHSITENNEQTEELFPSLDLYIPIITSNSYLKELTKKPDKKLFFLLPAVIDLSFWCSPVRDQGSLNSCTAFAAIALLEYFQNRNFGKSTDASPLFLYKAARHKMGVKEDVGASIRETIKVLALFGVPPEESWPYEPDKVDEEPPPYCYAYAQNYKTLKYFLLDYAGITTESLLFQVKAVLAAGFPCIFGLTLYTSVYKETNYKKGHIPYPDTNKDKVVGGHTAVVVGYDDYKFIPCADRQHYSRGAFLIRNSWGTEWGVNGYGWLPYDYILAGLTSAWWSLLKAEWFDESHFGAARPGGAESPPGDYPPGSPTNHDKQERPVIPPTKPKNSP; translated from the coding sequence ATGGAAAATAACGGTAATCAACAACAAAAAAAGGATTGGAGTAAAAAAGGATTGGGATGGATACCAGACTATCCAGACCTACGTGATTATAATTTAGGGGATGAGGAAGGCATTAAGAACAATCTCAGATTTAAAATAGAACAAAGAACTCGTGATTTTGAACAATTTGCAGAGGATTTAATTAACCTAATTTCAACAAATCGGCAAGGAAATGGATTAGATGATAGTATAGAAAAATTAAGAACTACAATATTTGGTAATGTCAGATTTGCCAAGGTGAAAGTTCATAAGCTCTTAAGGGAAATACCTGAAGATTCAAAAACACCCAACACAATAAATGACCAATATAACCCTAAGCAAATTAAAATTAAGAAAATTAAATATGAAAGTATACTTTCATATCAGATAGTGGAATTGAAGAAGTATCTTAGTATTTTATTAACGAGAGAATATTTATCACTATGTAAGAGTGAGATAAAGGATGTAGATTATGTAGATTTTAGTGATCCAGCAGCAGTAGTAAAGTGGATGAAGAAACAAAATTACGATCAAACCACTAAATTACTTGTAAAGGATTTCCAGCATCGTTCTAAGATTATGGCAGATGGAATCGTAGGACTGGAAACTTACATAACTTTCAATGAATACTTTTCTGACAAGAAAAATTTGTCAAAACTTAAAAATTATAATCCTAAAAAGCCAAAGAGACAACAAAGTTTATCAAAAATAAAATTTTTTGCCGTTACTTCGTTAATATCACAACCAGAATTTGAAAAAATATTAGATATTCTTAAGTCGAAAGTAACCAACCAAATATCAAAGGAGTGCGAAAAGTATCTACACAATAATCCAGAGAATACTACTGGACTTAAAGAAAAAATTTTTGAGTATGATTTTCTCAGAAATATTGATATCGAAAATATCGGACTATTTCAAGAAATATTTGATTTTGAATATAAAGAAATAAATATCAAAAACAATGATGAATATTTTCGTAAAGTTGAAGATTTTATTAATGATGTTTGTAGTGTAAATGTAAATGATAAACAAAACGACTGTTATCTTCGAGTCAGTAATATTGTAGCAGTATTACAAAACTCATGTGTATGTGAACCAATAATTTCAGCTGTAATACGAATTATTTCTCCTTTAGCCCAATGGAGTAACGAGACTTGGGAAGAAATGATTTTACACGGTTTTGAGGAGTTTGAAAAAATTGCTAATCCGGATAATGTGTTGAATAATTCAAACATAGAACCGGGATATTCTAGGGAAGAATTAGTAAAAAGCACTATTCTCCAAGTTTTATCTCTTCTTAAACAAGAAATTTACTCTTTCCTAGAAGAAGACAACAAAGATAACAGTGCCATATTTCTATACTTCCTGCTTAAAAAATATTTAAATCAATTTGGAACGTATACTTCAGATGCTGAGAAAGAGATCAAAAAGGCGATTGATGAAGCTCAAGAGCTTAGGAGTAATATTTGTGATCGTCAAGAAGTGTTTGAAGTTGAACTAATTAACTACAATCATAATCATTCTATTACAGAAAATAATGAACAGACAGAAGAGTTATTTCCAAGTTTAGATTTGTATATTCCCATAATAACTAGCAACAGTTATCTCAAGGAGTTAACTAAGAAGCCAGACAAAAAGCTATTTTTTCTTCTTCCTGCTGTAATAGATTTAAGCTTTTGGTGTTCTCCAGTCAGAGATCAAGGTTCACTGAATTCTTGTACTGCATTTGCTGCGATCGCACTGTTAGAGTATTTTCAAAATAGAAATTTTGGTAAATCAACAGATGCTTCTCCTCTGTTTTTGTATAAAGCTGCACGCCACAAAATGGGTGTTAAAGAAGATGTGGGAGCATCTATCCGAGAAACGATAAAAGTACTGGCGCTATTTGGTGTTCCCCCTGAAGAATCTTGGCCTTATGAACCAGATAAAGTAGATGAAGAACCGCCTCCTTATTGTTACGCTTATGCTCAAAATTACAAAACACTCAAATACTTTCTTTTAGATTATGCTGGCATTACTACAGAGAGTCTTTTATTTCAGGTTAAAGCAGTTTTAGCTGCGGGCTTTCCTTGTATTTTTGGGTTAACGCTTTATACCTCTGTATATAAAGAGACTAATTATAAAAAAGGACACATTCCATATCCAGATACCAATAAGGATAAGGTTGTAGGTGGACATACTGCCGTTGTAGTTGGATATGATGATTACAAATTCATCCCATGTGCAGATCGCCAGCATTATTCAAGAGGTGCATTCTTAATCAGAAACTCTTGGGGTACTGAATGGGGAGTGAACGGTTATGGATGGCTTCCCTATGACTACATTTTAGCCGGACTCACATCTGCTTGGTGGTCATTACTCAAAGCAGAGTGGTTTGATGAAAGTCACTTTGGTGCAGCTAGACCAGGTGGTGCGGAGTCTCCTCCGGGAGATTACCCCCCTGGTTCACCGACAAATCACGACAAACAGGAAAGACCGGTTATTCCGCCGACCAAGCCTAAAAATAGCCCCTAG